A genomic window from Oceanobacillus timonensis includes:
- a CDS encoding carbohydrate ABC transporter permease, with product MSNRNKNANQHSLHGSWKKNLPGYLMVLPAFLVLAVIMFYPIFYTIRMSLSNVDISSSGYVFDFIGLQHYVDIFTNSIYWDSIWFTFYFAFVTVAVEIVLGLLIALAINKVKRLLNVSLVVMLIPWALITVVSGQMWSYIYNAVYGVSNYILETLHLIDGPFAWLATPDTAVISMMIAEIWKTTPFVVIILLAGLQMVPKDQYEAASIDGANVWHQFWKITLPAIKGSIAVSIIFRLLQAFGVFDLPFVLTGGGPGNATQPVAMLAQKSLFQNLNFGLGSAIAVSVVFFIIMLSITFYPLIRSVVKGES from the coding sequence ATGTCAAATAGAAATAAAAATGCAAACCAACATTCTTTGCATGGATCATGGAAAAAGAATCTGCCAGGATATTTAATGGTGCTTCCAGCATTTCTGGTACTTGCAGTGATTATGTTCTATCCTATTTTCTATACGATTCGCATGAGTCTAAGCAATGTAGATATCTCAAGTAGCGGTTATGTATTTGATTTTATAGGGTTACAGCATTACGTTGATATTTTTACCAATTCTATTTACTGGGATAGTATTTGGTTTACATTCTATTTCGCTTTTGTAACGGTTGCAGTTGAGATTGTGCTCGGGCTGTTAATTGCACTGGCGATTAACAAAGTGAAGCGTTTATTAAATGTATCTTTGGTTGTGATGTTAATTCCATGGGCGTTAATCACCGTTGTGTCCGGGCAGATGTGGTCATACATCTATAATGCTGTTTATGGCGTATCAAACTATATTTTGGAAACGCTTCACTTGATTGATGGACCGTTTGCCTGGCTGGCGACTCCGGATACGGCTGTTATCAGCATGATGATTGCAGAAATATGGAAGACGACACCATTTGTAGTTATTATATTACTGGCTGGATTACAGATGGTTCCTAAGGATCAATATGAAGCAGCTTCCATTGATGGAGCAAACGTTTGGCATCAATTTTGGAAGATTACGCTGCCAGCTATCAAAGGGAGCATTGCCGTTTCGATTATTTTTCGTTTATTACAGGCCTTCGGGGTATTCGATTTACCGTTTGTATTAACTGGCGGCGGACCGGGAAATGCTACGCAGCCTGTTGCAATGCTGGCACAAAAATCACTGTTCCAGAATCTGAATTTCGGTTTAGGATCAGCCATTGCTGTAAGTGTCGTATTTTTCATTATTATGTTGTCGATTACATTTTATCCGCTGATTCGCTCTGTTGTGAAAGGAGAGTCCTAA
- a CDS encoding carbohydrate ABC transporter permease: MRRLSTAGRYIVLISFLAIIIAPFYWIVITSFKPASELGNYPPSLLPETWTLDHYREALVDFGFLDNLFNSMIVSVSATIVVLIFSSMAAFAIAKLPLPNKYPMMVGLLILSMFPPVTVAPAVYIMLNNLGLLNTYTGLVIPYIAFNLPFAVWLLRNYFVQIPTSLLESARVDGANVFTIFYKIYLPLIKPGLFTAAIFTYIATWIEFFLALIINSDPSMRTVSVGIALFSGPYSIPYGTIFAGSIIAMLPIVILTIIFRKGIISGLTGGAIKG, translated from the coding sequence ATGCGACGATTATCTACTGCTGGCCGTTATATTGTTTTAATCAGTTTTTTGGCCATTATTATTGCCCCTTTTTATTGGATTGTTATTACGTCTTTTAAACCGGCATCTGAACTGGGAAATTATCCTCCCAGCCTTCTTCCGGAAACTTGGACATTGGACCATTATCGGGAAGCATTAGTTGACTTTGGATTTTTAGACAACTTATTCAACAGTATGATTGTATCTGTATCTGCAACAATTGTTGTATTAATATTTTCCAGCATGGCGGCCTTTGCTATAGCAAAATTGCCATTACCGAATAAATATCCAATGATGGTAGGGTTATTGATTTTATCTATGTTCCCTCCTGTTACTGTAGCACCAGCTGTTTATATTATGTTGAATAATCTTGGTTTGTTGAACACATATACGGGACTGGTTATTCCATATATCGCTTTTAATTTGCCATTTGCTGTTTGGTTGTTACGAAATTACTTTGTGCAGATACCGACTTCGTTACTGGAAAGTGCGAGAGTCGATGGGGCTAACGTATTCACCATTTTTTATAAAATATATTTACCTTTAATTAAGCCAGGATTATTTACAGCAGCCATTTTCACTTATATTGCAACATGGATTGAATTTTTCCTGGCATTAATTATAAATTCCGATCCGTCGATGCGGACGGTTTCGGTTGGTATTGCATTGTTTAGCGGGCCATATTCCATTCCATACGGTACTATATTTGCTGGCTCAATCATTGCTATGCTTCCAATTGTTATATTAACAATTATATTTAGAAAAGGAATTATTTCCGGCTTAACCGGAGGAGCAATAAAAGGATAA